From Xiphophorus hellerii strain 12219 chromosome 20, Xiphophorus_hellerii-4.1, whole genome shotgun sequence, the proteins below share one genomic window:
- the LOC116711174 gene encoding coiled-coil domain-containing protein 30 isoform X2 has product MAQAEELEQILTWLIEEGFAPEASKEAQLAFLWRTFLHTRSCLDSVTKDLGTKRLQHFAEMAEVRKSLEQIKIFTEQKDVLAQEIQDENEQLRKQLLHLVSLQDSQINEVAKMLYQQGLTELIHSSPSEQVAYLLVERASLLEMNQDPGDGDPESRLRSHAEPLKPVICAPTHKRSPRPLQSSWKKIFGLHKTLQSKHTFVPGGETPLAGEPRRLEKECSRLERDVEEGSRRLAMAHNEIRHLKDELESAHFTQKTYEPELQSAEEEVKQLRKEVGKLKEYEMVELRKAKELNDRLDLEIRALRNRVRSLDAEKKSLEKTMACQQEDIERLESALQGQQRILMIEVQADQDREEDKMQGAELTTDDKSHIILQEYLTAQTQQAMEKKEGGFTTTDETLVDETSKDEQDELGFQTKCLVEKQPEDECLQVLQNYQSNINDFITVRDICSQLEQSSRTEEFPSQDSSTLEESSECPEGRQAPMFDEEERETYKEQICKALNCIDEERSKYHNMKERLLEKLSRAKQKLDEETMWRDKKINNLERELSLCYHSLKKEKEIVECIRVENERLLGERRKLLQQLSEEDDNMKNIKLTACVSKNRVQYLETENKNLGNKVLHLSNQISTMERKLQNMQFMHFAEELQKMSTLPQKLSPVSVQTARMMLSEIQDLSEVPPECDAKQTDLTFSPDGLASVALNRTTELGYLNLTSLQSLSDKSSPDSGLVTSENTAP; this is encoded by the exons GAGCTGGAGCAGATCTTGACATGGCTGATTGAGGAAGGTTTTGCACCTGAGGCCTCCAAAGAGGCTCAGCTGGCTTTTCTGTGGCGTACCTTCCTTCACACACGAAGCTGTCTGGACAGTGTGACTAAGGATCTGGGAACAAAACGCTTGCAACATTTTGCAGAGATGGCAGAG GTACGCAAGTCCTTGGAGCAGATCAAAATCTTCACAGAGCAGAAAGACGTTTTGGCTCAGGAGATACAAGATGAGAACGAACAACTcagaaagcagctgctgcaccTCGTTTCACTGCAAG ATTCCCAGATAAATGAAGTTGCTAAAATGTTGTACCAGCAGGGTCTCACTGAGCTGATTCACAGCTCCCCCAGTGAGCAGGTGGCGTATCTCCTGGTGGAGAGGGCTTCCCTGCTTGAGATGAATCAGGATCCTGGTGATGGAGACCCAGAGAGTCGACTGAGGTCCCACGCAGAACCACTGAAACCCGTCATATGTGCG CCCACCCACAAGAGGTCCCCACGACCTTTACAAAGctcctggaagaaaatatttggaCTCCATAAGACTTTGCAGAGCAAGCACACCTTCGTACCT GGTGGGGAGACACCTTTGGCCGGTGAACCAAGACGTTTGGAGAAGGAGTGTTCCCGACTGGAGCGGGATGTGGAAGAAGGTTCCCGCAGGTTGGCCATGGCCCACAACGAGATCCGGCATTTGAAAGATGAACTGGAGTCTGCTCACTTTACCCAGAAAACATATG AGCCTGAGCTGCAGTCAGcagaggaggaggtgaagcaGCTCAGGAAGGAAGTAGGAAAACTAAAAGAATATG aaatGGTTGAGCTGCGGAAGGCCAAAGAGCTTAATGACCGTCTGGACCTTGAGATCAGAGCCTTGAGAAACAGAGTCCGCTCCCTGGATGCAGAGAAAAAGTCTCTGGAGAAGACG atGGCGTGTCAGCAGGAGGACATTGAGAGGTTGGAATCAGCCCTGCAGGGGCAGCAGCGGATATTAATGATAGAGGTACAAGCTGACCAGGACAGAGAAGAAGATAAA ATGCAAGGAGCTGAACTGACGACGGACGATAAATCACACATAATTTTGCAAGAATACTTAACTGCACAGACACAACAAGCCATGGAGAAAAAGGAGGGAGGT ttcacGACAACAGACGAAACTCTGGTCGATGAAACCAGCAAGGATGAGCAAGATGAGCTCGGTTTTCAAACAAAGTGCCTCGTGGAGAAGCAGCCAGAA GACGAGTGTCTTCAGGTTTTACAGAATTACCAAAGCAACATTAACGACTTTATAACTGTTAGAGACATCTGCTCACAGCTGGAACAATCCAGCAGGACAGAAGAGTTTCCCTCACAGGACAGCTCCACACTCGAG GAGAGTTCTGAATGTCCCGAAGGAAGGCAGGCTCCGATGTTTGATGAAGAAGAGCGTGAGACATACAAGGAGCAGATCTGTAAAGCCCTTAACTGTATTGATGAGGAGCGAAG CAAATACCACAATATGAAGGAGAGATTATTGGAAAAACTCTCCCGAGCCAAACAGAAACTGGATGAAGAAACCATGTGGCGGGACAAGAAGATAAACAATTTGGAGAGAGAGTTGTCCTTGTGCTACCACTCATTGAAAAAG GAGAAAGAAATCGTTGAGTGCATAAGAGTGGAAAACGAGCGTCTGCTTGGCGAGAGGAGGAAGCTGTTACAGCAGCTCAGTGAGGAGGATGAcaacatgaaaaacatcaaattaacaGCCTGCGTGTCTAAAAACAG GGTGCAGTATTTAGAGACGGAGAACAAGAATCTGGGGAACAAAGTTCTGCATCTGTCCAACCAGATTTCCACCATGGAACGCAAGTTGCAGAACATGCAGTTTATGCATTTTGCTGAG GAACTTCAGAAAATGTCAACTCTCCCACAGAAACTTTCGCCTGTCTCTGTTCAGACAGCGAG gatgATGCTGTCTGAGATTCAGGACCTTTCGGAGGTTCCTCCAGAGTGCGACGCCAAGCAGACAGATCTGACTTTCTCCCCTGATGGTTTAGCCTCTGTGGCCTTGAATCGAACCACAGAGCTCGGCTACCTCAACCTGACTTCACTCCAGAGTCTCTCAGACAAGTCAAGTCCAGATTCTGGTCTCGTTACCTCTGAAAATACAGCTCCCTGA
- the LOC116711174 gene encoding coiled-coil domain-containing protein 30 isoform X3, with the protein MRTNNSESSCCTSFHCKGLTELIHSSPSEQVAYLLVERASLLEMNQDPGDGDPESRLRSHAEPLKPVICAPTHKRSPRPLQSSWKKIFGLHKTLQSKHTFVPGGETPLAGEPRRLEKECSRLERDVEEGSRRLAMAHNEIRHLKDELESAHFTQKTYEPELQSAEEEVKQLRKEVGKLKEYEMVELRKAKELNDRLDLEIRALRNRVRSLDAEKKSLEKTMACQQEDIERLESALQGQQRILMIEVQADQDREEDKMQGAELTTDDKSHIILQEYLTAQTQQAMEKKEGGVESLQEVVKQLELAVRNLQGSYTLPIGQASDLTNFTTTDETLVDETSKDEQDELGFQTKCLVEKQPEDECLQVLQNYQSNINDFITVRDICSQLEQSSRTEEFPSQDSSTLEESSECPEGRQAPMFDEEERETYKEQICKALNCIDEERSKYHNMKERLLEKLSRAKQKLDEETMWRDKKINNLERELSLCYHSLKKEKEIVECIRVENERLLGERRKLLQQLSEEDDNMKNIKLTACVSKNRVQYLETENKNLGNKVLHLSNQISTMERKLQNMQFMHFAEELQKMSTLPQKLSPVSVQTARMMLSEIQDLSEVPPECDAKQTDLTFSPDGLASVALNRTTELGYLNLTSLQSLSDKSSPDSGLVTSENTAP; encoded by the exons ATGAGAACGAACAACTcagaaagcagctgctgcaccTCGTTTCACTGCAAG GGTCTCACTGAGCTGATTCACAGCTCCCCCAGTGAGCAGGTGGCGTATCTCCTGGTGGAGAGGGCTTCCCTGCTTGAGATGAATCAGGATCCTGGTGATGGAGACCCAGAGAGTCGACTGAGGTCCCACGCAGAACCACTGAAACCCGTCATATGTGCG CCCACCCACAAGAGGTCCCCACGACCTTTACAAAGctcctggaagaaaatatttggaCTCCATAAGACTTTGCAGAGCAAGCACACCTTCGTACCT GGTGGGGAGACACCTTTGGCCGGTGAACCAAGACGTTTGGAGAAGGAGTGTTCCCGACTGGAGCGGGATGTGGAAGAAGGTTCCCGCAGGTTGGCCATGGCCCACAACGAGATCCGGCATTTGAAAGATGAACTGGAGTCTGCTCACTTTACCCAGAAAACATATG AGCCTGAGCTGCAGTCAGcagaggaggaggtgaagcaGCTCAGGAAGGAAGTAGGAAAACTAAAAGAATATG aaatGGTTGAGCTGCGGAAGGCCAAAGAGCTTAATGACCGTCTGGACCTTGAGATCAGAGCCTTGAGAAACAGAGTCCGCTCCCTGGATGCAGAGAAAAAGTCTCTGGAGAAGACG atGGCGTGTCAGCAGGAGGACATTGAGAGGTTGGAATCAGCCCTGCAGGGGCAGCAGCGGATATTAATGATAGAGGTACAAGCTGACCAGGACAGAGAAGAAGATAAA ATGCAAGGAGCTGAACTGACGACGGACGATAAATCACACATAATTTTGCAAGAATACTTAACTGCACAGACACAACAAGCCATGGAGAAAAAGGAGGGAGGT GTTGAATCTCTGCAGGAGGTAGTGAAGCAGTTGGAGTTGGCCGTAAGGAACCTTCAGGGTTCTTACACGCTTCCGATAGGCCAAGCTAGTGATTTAACGAAT ttcacGACAACAGACGAAACTCTGGTCGATGAAACCAGCAAGGATGAGCAAGATGAGCTCGGTTTTCAAACAAAGTGCCTCGTGGAGAAGCAGCCAGAA GACGAGTGTCTTCAGGTTTTACAGAATTACCAAAGCAACATTAACGACTTTATAACTGTTAGAGACATCTGCTCACAGCTGGAACAATCCAGCAGGACAGAAGAGTTTCCCTCACAGGACAGCTCCACACTCGAG GAGAGTTCTGAATGTCCCGAAGGAAGGCAGGCTCCGATGTTTGATGAAGAAGAGCGTGAGACATACAAGGAGCAGATCTGTAAAGCCCTTAACTGTATTGATGAGGAGCGAAG CAAATACCACAATATGAAGGAGAGATTATTGGAAAAACTCTCCCGAGCCAAACAGAAACTGGATGAAGAAACCATGTGGCGGGACAAGAAGATAAACAATTTGGAGAGAGAGTTGTCCTTGTGCTACCACTCATTGAAAAAG GAGAAAGAAATCGTTGAGTGCATAAGAGTGGAAAACGAGCGTCTGCTTGGCGAGAGGAGGAAGCTGTTACAGCAGCTCAGTGAGGAGGATGAcaacatgaaaaacatcaaattaacaGCCTGCGTGTCTAAAAACAG GGTGCAGTATTTAGAGACGGAGAACAAGAATCTGGGGAACAAAGTTCTGCATCTGTCCAACCAGATTTCCACCATGGAACGCAAGTTGCAGAACATGCAGTTTATGCATTTTGCTGAG GAACTTCAGAAAATGTCAACTCTCCCACAGAAACTTTCGCCTGTCTCTGTTCAGACAGCGAG gatgATGCTGTCTGAGATTCAGGACCTTTCGGAGGTTCCTCCAGAGTGCGACGCCAAGCAGACAGATCTGACTTTCTCCCCTGATGGTTTAGCCTCTGTGGCCTTGAATCGAACCACAGAGCTCGGCTACCTCAACCTGACTTCACTCCAGAGTCTCTCAGACAAGTCAAGTCCAGATTCTGGTCTCGTTACCTCTGAAAATACAGCTCCCTGA
- the LOC116711175 gene encoding alpha-1,3-galactosyltransferase 2-like — translation MFFAPPSVRFLIGLIPMDKCTLESVEMLTSGNSADASLDLWSRNDVQTCTSWKAPIIWEGMFNPSHYDQIHRNKGSSVALTVFAVGRYLDAYLEAFLNSSEQHFMSSLPVSYYVFTDTPEKVPNIKLAPNRHLKLIRVERHTRWQDISMMRMKAISDVIESDIRHHATHVFCFDVDQVFTGRFGPEALGDSVALLHAHYYHLPKMLFTYDRNLKSKAFMKTGDFYYHAAVFGGSWRSVKALTEACYRSILADKENEVEALWHDESHLNRYFWLHKPSRVLSPEYCWDTSIGYRRDIQVYRLLWAPKDYYNLRTS, via the exons ATGTTCTTTGCACCTCCATCAGTTCG ATTCTTAATTGGACTCATTCCAATGGACAAATGCACTTTGGAAAGTGTAGAGATGCTGACTTCAGGGAACAGTGCAGACGCAAGCCTCGACCTTTG GTCTCGAAATGACGTGCAAACATGCACTTCCTGGAAGGCTCCCATCATCTGGGAGGGAATGTTTAATCCCAGCCACTACGACCAGATACACAGAAACAAAGGATCTTCTGTCGCCTTGACTGTGTTTGCTGTCGGCAG gtACCTGGATGCCTACCTGGAGGCTTTCCTGAACTCATCAGAGCAACACTTCATGTCGAGTTTGCCCGTGTCATACTACGTGTTCACGGACACGCCTGAGAAAGTGCCGAACATCAAGCTCGCCCCCAATCGGCACCTGAAACTAATCAGAGTGGAGAGACACACGCGGTGGCAGGACATCTCCATGATGAGGATGAAGGCGATATCAGACGTCATCGAGTCGGATATCCGCCACCACGCCACGCACGTCTTCTGCTTTGACGTCGATCAAGTGTTCACCGGCAGATTTGGCCCCGAAGCTCTGGGAGACTCGGTGGCTCTGCTTCACGCCCACTACTATCACCTCCCAAAGATGCTGTTCACCTACGACCGCAACCTGAAATCCAAGGCGTTCATGAAAACTGGGGATTTCTACTACCACGCTGCTGTCTTCGGAGGCTCCTGGAGGAGCGTGAAGGCGCTGACGGAGGCCTGCTACCGCAGCATCTTGGCGGACAAGGAGAACGAAGTGGAGGCCTTGTGGCACGACGAGAGTCATCTGAACAGGTACTTTTGGCTTCACAAGCCCAGCAGGGTTCTCTCTCCAGAGTACTGCTGGGACACCAGCATCGGCTACCGGAGAGACATACAGGTGTACCGGCTGCTGTGGGCACCCAAAGACTACTACAACCTGAGGACGTCATAG
- the LOC116711174 gene encoding coiled-coil domain-containing protein 30 isoform X1, with protein sequence MAQAEELEQILTWLIEEGFAPEASKEAQLAFLWRTFLHTRSCLDSVTKDLGTKRLQHFAEMAEVRKSLEQIKIFTEQKDVLAQEIQDENEQLRKQLLHLVSLQDSQINEVAKMLYQQGLTELIHSSPSEQVAYLLVERASLLEMNQDPGDGDPESRLRSHAEPLKPVICAPTHKRSPRPLQSSWKKIFGLHKTLQSKHTFVPGGETPLAGEPRRLEKECSRLERDVEEGSRRLAMAHNEIRHLKDELESAHFTQKTYEPELQSAEEEVKQLRKEVGKLKEYEMVELRKAKELNDRLDLEIRALRNRVRSLDAEKKSLEKTMACQQEDIERLESALQGQQRILMIEVQADQDREEDKMQGAELTTDDKSHIILQEYLTAQTQQAMEKKEGGVESLQEVVKQLELAVRNLQGSYTLPIGQASDLTNFTTTDETLVDETSKDEQDELGFQTKCLVEKQPEDECLQVLQNYQSNINDFITVRDICSQLEQSSRTEEFPSQDSSTLEESSECPEGRQAPMFDEEERETYKEQICKALNCIDEERSKYHNMKERLLEKLSRAKQKLDEETMWRDKKINNLERELSLCYHSLKKEKEIVECIRVENERLLGERRKLLQQLSEEDDNMKNIKLTACVSKNRVQYLETENKNLGNKVLHLSNQISTMERKLQNMQFMHFAEELQKMSTLPQKLSPVSVQTARMMLSEIQDLSEVPPECDAKQTDLTFSPDGLASVALNRTTELGYLNLTSLQSLSDKSSPDSGLVTSENTAP encoded by the exons GAGCTGGAGCAGATCTTGACATGGCTGATTGAGGAAGGTTTTGCACCTGAGGCCTCCAAAGAGGCTCAGCTGGCTTTTCTGTGGCGTACCTTCCTTCACACACGAAGCTGTCTGGACAGTGTGACTAAGGATCTGGGAACAAAACGCTTGCAACATTTTGCAGAGATGGCAGAG GTACGCAAGTCCTTGGAGCAGATCAAAATCTTCACAGAGCAGAAAGACGTTTTGGCTCAGGAGATACAAGATGAGAACGAACAACTcagaaagcagctgctgcaccTCGTTTCACTGCAAG ATTCCCAGATAAATGAAGTTGCTAAAATGTTGTACCAGCAGGGTCTCACTGAGCTGATTCACAGCTCCCCCAGTGAGCAGGTGGCGTATCTCCTGGTGGAGAGGGCTTCCCTGCTTGAGATGAATCAGGATCCTGGTGATGGAGACCCAGAGAGTCGACTGAGGTCCCACGCAGAACCACTGAAACCCGTCATATGTGCG CCCACCCACAAGAGGTCCCCACGACCTTTACAAAGctcctggaagaaaatatttggaCTCCATAAGACTTTGCAGAGCAAGCACACCTTCGTACCT GGTGGGGAGACACCTTTGGCCGGTGAACCAAGACGTTTGGAGAAGGAGTGTTCCCGACTGGAGCGGGATGTGGAAGAAGGTTCCCGCAGGTTGGCCATGGCCCACAACGAGATCCGGCATTTGAAAGATGAACTGGAGTCTGCTCACTTTACCCAGAAAACATATG AGCCTGAGCTGCAGTCAGcagaggaggaggtgaagcaGCTCAGGAAGGAAGTAGGAAAACTAAAAGAATATG aaatGGTTGAGCTGCGGAAGGCCAAAGAGCTTAATGACCGTCTGGACCTTGAGATCAGAGCCTTGAGAAACAGAGTCCGCTCCCTGGATGCAGAGAAAAAGTCTCTGGAGAAGACG atGGCGTGTCAGCAGGAGGACATTGAGAGGTTGGAATCAGCCCTGCAGGGGCAGCAGCGGATATTAATGATAGAGGTACAAGCTGACCAGGACAGAGAAGAAGATAAA ATGCAAGGAGCTGAACTGACGACGGACGATAAATCACACATAATTTTGCAAGAATACTTAACTGCACAGACACAACAAGCCATGGAGAAAAAGGAGGGAGGT GTTGAATCTCTGCAGGAGGTAGTGAAGCAGTTGGAGTTGGCCGTAAGGAACCTTCAGGGTTCTTACACGCTTCCGATAGGCCAAGCTAGTGATTTAACGAAT ttcacGACAACAGACGAAACTCTGGTCGATGAAACCAGCAAGGATGAGCAAGATGAGCTCGGTTTTCAAACAAAGTGCCTCGTGGAGAAGCAGCCAGAA GACGAGTGTCTTCAGGTTTTACAGAATTACCAAAGCAACATTAACGACTTTATAACTGTTAGAGACATCTGCTCACAGCTGGAACAATCCAGCAGGACAGAAGAGTTTCCCTCACAGGACAGCTCCACACTCGAG GAGAGTTCTGAATGTCCCGAAGGAAGGCAGGCTCCGATGTTTGATGAAGAAGAGCGTGAGACATACAAGGAGCAGATCTGTAAAGCCCTTAACTGTATTGATGAGGAGCGAAG CAAATACCACAATATGAAGGAGAGATTATTGGAAAAACTCTCCCGAGCCAAACAGAAACTGGATGAAGAAACCATGTGGCGGGACAAGAAGATAAACAATTTGGAGAGAGAGTTGTCCTTGTGCTACCACTCATTGAAAAAG GAGAAAGAAATCGTTGAGTGCATAAGAGTGGAAAACGAGCGTCTGCTTGGCGAGAGGAGGAAGCTGTTACAGCAGCTCAGTGAGGAGGATGAcaacatgaaaaacatcaaattaacaGCCTGCGTGTCTAAAAACAG GGTGCAGTATTTAGAGACGGAGAACAAGAATCTGGGGAACAAAGTTCTGCATCTGTCCAACCAGATTTCCACCATGGAACGCAAGTTGCAGAACATGCAGTTTATGCATTTTGCTGAG GAACTTCAGAAAATGTCAACTCTCCCACAGAAACTTTCGCCTGTCTCTGTTCAGACAGCGAG gatgATGCTGTCTGAGATTCAGGACCTTTCGGAGGTTCCTCCAGAGTGCGACGCCAAGCAGACAGATCTGACTTTCTCCCCTGATGGTTTAGCCTCTGTGGCCTTGAATCGAACCACAGAGCTCGGCTACCTCAACCTGACTTCACTCCAGAGTCTCTCAGACAAGTCAAGTCCAGATTCTGGTCTCGTTACCTCTGAAAATACAGCTCCCTGA